In one Paramisgurnus dabryanus chromosome 21, PD_genome_1.1, whole genome shotgun sequence genomic region, the following are encoded:
- the krt5 gene encoding keratin, type II cytoskeletal 5, whose amino-acid sequence MSTRYTSFSSGSGNIGGGISAGPFRRCYSSRSACVAPASRISSGSVRRSAASFQYGSGGSLAGGYGGGYVSSLGAGGGYGAGYSAGFGAGGGYGGGYGAGIGAGGGYGGGYGLGGGLGAGVGFGSGGGGGFGAGISPGGGYGIFSDSLPPITSVTFNPSLLTPLNLTVDPNIHVVRTQEKEQIKTLNNRFASFIDKVRVLEQQNKVLETKWALLNEQTTSRSNIDTMFEAYVSNLRRQLDGLTNDKLKLEGELTNMQTLVEDFKNKYETEINKRATAENEFVLLKKDVDTAYITKTDLEVQVEGLQDEINFLRAVYEEELRELQGQIKDTMVVVEMDNSRNLDMEAIVAEVRAQYEEIANRSRADAEVWYKQKFEEIETTSAQYGDEVRNTKIELAEVSRVVSRLQSEIETIKAQRVTLEDEITKAEEQGEVSVQEAKLRIKELEVALQQAKQDMARQVHEYQNLMNDKLALDIEIATYRKLLEGEETRIATGGSTATIHIQESGISAGNISGALGFGAGFRAAAGSFRSGGGSGFGVGGGGGSGFGYRSGAGYGSGIGYGSGLGYGSGIGYGYGGGLSFGSGSLITGGEGVNSSITTARSSSVHQRSLR is encoded by the exons ATGAGTACAAGATATACCTCCTTTAGCAGCGGCAGTGGAAACATAGGTGGCGGTATTAGCGCTGGACCTTTTAGAAGATGCTATTCCAGCAGGTCTGCCTGTGTAGCACCTGCCAGCAGGATAAGCTCTGGGTCAGTCCGACGCTCTGCCGCTAGCTTCCAATATGGATCGGGAGGTAGCCTAGCTGGAGGCTATGGAGGAGGTTATGTTAGCAGCTTGGGGGCAGGAGGAGGCTACGGAGCAGGTTATTCTGCTGGCTTTGGTGCAGGAGGTGGCTACGGTGGAGGTTATGGTGCCGGCATTGGTGCAGGAGGTGGCTACGGTGGAGGCTATGGCCTTGGTGGAGGCCTCGGTGCAGGTGTAGGTTTCGGTTCAGGTGGAGGTGGAGGTTTCGGTGCTGGTATATCACCTGGAGGAGGTTATGGAATTTTCTCTGATAGCCTCCCACCTATCACTTCCGTCACATTCAACCCCAGCCTGCTAACCCCACTTAACCTAACGGTCGACCCCAACATCCATGTGGTCCGTACCCAGGAGAAAGAACAGATCAAGACCCTCAACAACCGCTTTGCTTCCTTCATCGACAAG GTGCGAGTCCTGGAACAACAGAATAAAGTGCTCGAGACAAAATGGGCTCTACTGAACGAGCAGACCACCAGCCGCTCCAACATCGACACAATGTTCGAAGCCTACGTCAGCAACCTGCGCAGACAGCTGGACGGACTCACGAATGACAAATTGAAGCTGGAGGGAGAGTTGACGAACATGCAGACTTTGGTGGAGGACTTCAAAAACAA ATATGAGACTGAAATCAACAAGCGTGCCACAGCAGAAAACGAGTTTGTTTTGCTGAAGAAG GATGTTGATACTGCCTACATCACCAAGACAGACCTTGAAGTGCAGGTCGAAGGTCTCCAAGATGAAATCAACTTCCTCCGGGCCGTCTATGAGGAG gAGCTGCGTGAACTTCAGGGACAGATCAAAGACACAATGGTTGTTGTGGAAATGGACAACAGTCGCAACTTAGACATGGAGGCCATCGTCGCTGAGGTCCGCGCTCAGTATGAGGAGATCGCCAACCGCAGCCGAGCTGATGCCGAGGTTTGGTACAAACAGAAG TTCGAAGAGATAGAGACGACATCTGCTCAATATGGAGATGAGGTTCGCAACACCAAGATTGAGCTCGCTGAGGTCAGCCGTGTGGTCTCCCGACTTCAGAGTGAAATTGAAACTATCAAGGCACAA CGTGTTACCCTGGAAGATGAGATCACTAAGGCTGAGGAGCAAGGAGAAGTATCGGTGCAGGAAGCCAAGCTCCGCATTAAAGAATTAGAGGTGGCCCTACAGCAAGCCAAACAAGACATGGCACGACAAGTGCACGAGTACCAGAACCTCATGAACGATAAACTGGCCTTGGACATTGAGATCGCCACCTACAGGAAGCTTTTGGAGGGAGAGGAAACCAG GATTGCAACTGGTGGTAGCACTGCAACTATCCACATCCAGGAGTCAGGAATTAGCGCTGGAAACATAAGCG GTGCCCTCGGCTTCGGAGCAGGATTCAGGGCTGCGGCCGGCAGCTTCAGAAGTGGCGGCGGCAGTGGCTTTGGAGTTGGCGGTGGCGGCGGCAGTGGCTTCGGCTACAGAAGCGGCGCTGGCTATGGAAGCGGCATCGGCTATGGAAGCGGCTTGGGCTACGGCAGTGGAATCGGATACGGATATGGCGGGGGATTGTCATTCGGCTCTGGTAGCCTGATCACTGGAGGCGAAGGTGTCAACAGTTCAATCACGACAGCCCGCTCCTCCTCTGTACACCAAAGGAGCCTTCGTTAA